In a single window of the Subtercola sp. PAMC28395 genome:
- a CDS encoding amino acid transporter, translating into MCLTGVDYFSTLGYQPAIAALAAGLLSPFATIVLVLLTLFGALPVYRRVAKESFKGEGSIAMLERLLPWWGGKLFVLVLLGFAATDFMITITLSAADATAHAIENPFAPSWFHGNEVIITLVLVALLGAVFIRGFKEAIGIATVLVAVYLLLNLVVVAVSIAHVFENTVVISDWWSALNAQHGNPLVMVGIALIVFPKLALGLSGFETGVAVMPQITGSPSDTPVNPTGRIRGTWRLLTTAALIMSSFLIASSIVTTLLIPQSEFQAGGAANGRALAYLAHEYLGAGFGTFYDISTIAILWFAGASAMAGLLNLVPRYLPRYGMAPQWVRAVRPLVLVFTAIAFIITIAFNASVDAQGGAYATGVLVLITSASVAVTLSARRQKQPKRTIGFGIVSLVFLYTTVANVFERPDGVKIAALFIVGILGISLVSRIQRSFQLRATSVTLDESALAFVRADADRGVINLIANEPDDGSALEYRIKNKEERHDSHIPTSAKVIFVEVYPADSSDFEEDLVVRGVTKHGYRVLEIRSGNIPNTLAVVLLTIRDETGVVPEIYFEWTEGNPLSNMLKFLITGGGEVAPVTREVLREAEKDVKLRPAVHVS; encoded by the coding sequence ATGTGCCTGACGGGTGTCGACTACTTCTCCACCCTGGGCTACCAGCCGGCTATCGCGGCATTGGCAGCGGGACTCCTTTCGCCGTTCGCGACCATCGTTCTTGTTCTGCTCACCCTCTTCGGCGCCCTTCCGGTCTACCGCCGGGTTGCCAAAGAGAGCTTCAAGGGCGAGGGATCCATCGCCATGCTCGAGCGACTGTTGCCGTGGTGGGGCGGCAAGCTGTTCGTTCTCGTACTGCTCGGGTTCGCCGCGACCGACTTCATGATCACCATCACTCTCTCCGCGGCAGACGCGACAGCTCACGCCATCGAGAATCCTTTTGCGCCGTCGTGGTTCCATGGCAATGAGGTGATCATCACTCTGGTTCTTGTCGCCCTTCTCGGAGCCGTCTTCATCAGGGGGTTCAAAGAGGCCATCGGCATAGCAACTGTACTGGTCGCCGTCTACCTGCTACTGAACCTGGTGGTGGTAGCCGTCTCGATCGCCCACGTCTTTGAGAACACCGTTGTGATCAGTGACTGGTGGTCGGCACTCAACGCCCAGCACGGCAACCCGTTGGTCATGGTTGGAATCGCGCTGATCGTGTTCCCCAAACTGGCGCTCGGGCTCTCGGGTTTCGAGACCGGCGTGGCCGTCATGCCCCAGATCACGGGTTCACCGAGCGACACTCCGGTGAACCCGACTGGGCGAATCCGCGGAACGTGGCGCCTGCTCACGACGGCGGCACTCATCATGAGTTCGTTCCTCATCGCCTCGAGCATCGTGACGACACTGCTGATTCCCCAGTCTGAATTCCAGGCGGGCGGGGCCGCGAACGGCAGGGCCCTGGCATATCTGGCCCACGAGTACCTGGGAGCTGGGTTCGGTACATTCTACGACATCAGCACCATCGCCATCCTCTGGTTCGCCGGGGCGTCAGCAATGGCCGGCCTGCTGAACCTCGTACCGAGGTACCTGCCGAGATACGGAATGGCTCCCCAATGGGTGCGGGCAGTACGACCTCTCGTGCTCGTCTTCACGGCGATCGCATTCATCATCACCATCGCGTTCAACGCGAGCGTCGATGCGCAGGGCGGGGCCTACGCCACCGGTGTGCTCGTGCTCATCACCTCTGCCTCGGTTGCTGTGACGTTGTCTGCACGCAGACAGAAACAGCCCAAACGCACGATCGGCTTCGGAATCGTCTCCCTCGTGTTTTTGTACACGACCGTGGCGAATGTCTTCGAACGTCCCGACGGCGTCAAGATTGCCGCGCTCTTCATCGTCGGAATCCTGGGAATCTCGCTCGTCTCACGCATCCAACGGTCGTTCCAGCTGCGGGCGACCTCCGTCACCCTCGATGAATCGGCCCTCGCGTTCGTTCGTGCCGACGCGGATCGAGGGGTCATCAACCTCATCGCCAACGAACCGGACGACGGCAGCGCGCTCGAATATCGCATCAAGAACAAAGAGGAACGGCACGACAGCCACATACCGACCAGCGCGAAGGTGATCTTCGTGGAGGTCTACCCGGCCGACTCATCAGACTTCGAAGAAGACCTCGTCGTTCGTGGCGTCACCAAACACGGCTACCGTGTACTCGAAATACGAAGCGGAAACATCCCGAACACTCTTGCCGTCGTGCTTCTGACGATTCGCGACGAGACAGGCGTCGTGCCCGAGATCTACTTCGAGTGGACCGAAGGCAATCCCCTTTCGAACATGCTCAAGTTCCTCATCACGGGCGGCGGCGAGGTTGCCCCGGTGACCCGCGAAGTGCTCCGCGAGGCTGAGAAGGACGTGAAGCTGCGCCCCGCCGTGCACGTGAGTTGA
- a CDS encoding potassium channel family protein, producing the protein MKNRTSRSRSQARFAGSYAEVSDSSARGDDSPTVDQTASFDAEDEANAAAITDRITDVLTEALPGRSGGEGLDGPAQTFSRSRLRSFGFTRSDEGQAAWNSAAEWPLTVVSIVFLVAYSWDVIGNLKGAANLAAEIVMWAVWAFFVVNYVANLVLAPRRLRWFFTHILEFLIVALPMLRPLRLLRLVMLWTVLQRTAGTAFRGRVATYVIGSASLLVLIAALGILDAEQNTPGASITNFGDALWWAFVTITTVGYGDYVPITGEGRLIAVGLMIAGIALLGVITATLASWLVDRVRSGEARVESANVDHIDALATQLEEMRAELARSHESFSEEIATLRRANLQKGPMSAARFNSRARRGAASRPSQPRGALRGSPGQPRRRP; encoded by the coding sequence ATGAAAAATCGCACCTCACGCTCCAGGTCACAAGCTCGCTTCGCCGGTTCCTATGCGGAGGTGTCGGATTCAAGCGCCCGTGGCGACGATTCGCCGACAGTCGATCAGACGGCATCGTTCGATGCGGAAGACGAGGCGAACGCCGCCGCCATCACCGACCGGATCACCGATGTCCTGACCGAGGCGCTGCCCGGCAGGAGCGGAGGGGAAGGCTTGGATGGCCCCGCCCAGACGTTTTCCCGCTCGCGGTTGCGCTCGTTCGGCTTCACTCGAAGCGATGAGGGGCAAGCCGCGTGGAATTCGGCCGCGGAATGGCCGCTCACCGTCGTGTCGATCGTCTTTCTGGTCGCCTACTCCTGGGATGTCATCGGCAATCTCAAGGGTGCAGCGAACCTTGCCGCCGAGATCGTCATGTGGGCGGTCTGGGCGTTCTTCGTCGTCAACTACGTCGCGAACCTGGTGCTCGCCCCTCGCAGACTGCGATGGTTCTTCACGCACATTCTCGAATTTCTGATCGTGGCTCTGCCCATGCTCCGGCCGCTCCGGTTGCTGCGACTGGTCATGCTGTGGACCGTTTTGCAGAGAACGGCAGGTACCGCCTTCCGGGGCAGGGTCGCGACCTACGTGATCGGCTCGGCAAGTCTGCTCGTGCTGATTGCCGCGCTGGGAATCCTCGATGCGGAACAGAACACGCCCGGCGCTTCGATCACGAACTTCGGAGATGCGTTGTGGTGGGCTTTCGTGACGATCACCACCGTCGGGTATGGCGATTATGTTCCGATCACCGGCGAGGGGCGCCTGATCGCGGTCGGCCTGATGATCGCGGGAATCGCTCTCCTGGGTGTGATCACCGCAACTCTCGCCAGCTGGCTCGTCGATCGTGTCCGAAGCGGAGAGGCGCGAGTCGAGAGCGCGAATGTCGACCATATCGATGCGCTGGCAACCCAGTTGGAAGAGATGAGGGCAGAGCTGGCCCGGTCACACGAATCCTTCTCCGAAGAGATCGCGACGCTCAGACGAGCGAATCTTCAGAAGGGGCCGATGAGTGCTGCGCGTTTCAACTCACGTGCACGGCGGGGCGCAGCTTCACGTCCTTCTCAGCCTCGCGGAGCACTTCGCGGGTCACCGGGGCAACCTCGCCGCCGCCCGTGA
- a CDS encoding CYTH and CHAD domain-containing protein — protein sequence MSPQMHIEIERKYDVDAAAVVPDLTGAGLVVHVSAPETTTLEAVYYDTADLALAAQRIVLRRRTGGSDQGWHIKLPGDEGRLELHWPLGEDGPIPDAVLDLVMVHLRNRPVSPVARITTTRTTTCLFGADDVAIAEVCDDLVSAGDVATGQLRVWREWEVELTDDAPGSPKKRDALLDSIEKQLSEAGASPASSISKLAHALGKEKLGELGPRWVLTSRSTAGDVLRAAITSLTERLVAADPQVRQDEAGAIHEMRSSVRRLRSVFASYRTLLPAPESTFLESELEVLGQTLGGARDPQVMHDRARNLVRSQSNKRMHEAVLARVVVQKEAEYHRALERLHDLMTSDRYFRLLDALEHLAARAVLPKAAQRPAARALAEGIVTDYARVKRRMAGVNQASNATEWNQRTHRVRKAARRLRFAVEALSTGETAIFGEKAGRLARAAEGVQTALGEYRDSMLLQQLLLASSELAFAEGENTFGYGRLHAIEQQRSDYAIEEYSRARDEFTAAKKWLPSRSR from the coding sequence ATGTCCCCTCAGATGCACATCGAGATCGAGCGAAAGTACGACGTCGATGCTGCGGCGGTCGTACCCGATCTGACAGGCGCCGGTCTTGTCGTTCACGTGTCGGCTCCGGAGACCACGACACTGGAGGCCGTCTACTACGACACAGCAGATCTCGCGCTTGCTGCGCAGCGCATCGTGCTGCGGCGGCGAACCGGCGGTTCAGACCAGGGCTGGCACATCAAGCTTCCCGGCGACGAGGGTCGTCTCGAACTGCACTGGCCGCTGGGCGAGGACGGCCCCATTCCCGACGCGGTTCTGGACCTCGTGATGGTGCACCTTCGGAACCGCCCTGTCTCACCGGTTGCCCGGATCACCACAACCCGAACGACGACATGCCTGTTCGGCGCCGACGACGTTGCCATCGCCGAGGTCTGCGATGACCTCGTGTCTGCGGGAGATGTCGCTACCGGCCAACTGAGGGTCTGGCGGGAGTGGGAGGTCGAGTTGACCGACGATGCTCCCGGGTCTCCGAAGAAGCGAGACGCCCTGCTCGATTCGATCGAGAAACAGCTCAGCGAGGCCGGCGCGAGCCCGGCCTCGAGTATCTCCAAACTCGCGCACGCTCTCGGAAAGGAGAAGCTCGGTGAGCTCGGTCCCCGCTGGGTTCTGACCTCGCGGAGCACGGCCGGCGACGTGCTCCGTGCCGCGATCACCTCTCTCACCGAGAGGCTTGTCGCCGCAGACCCGCAGGTGCGCCAGGACGAGGCCGGTGCCATCCATGAAATGCGCTCCTCAGTGCGGCGTCTGCGCAGCGTGTTCGCGAGTTACCGCACGCTTCTCCCTGCACCAGAATCGACCTTTCTGGAATCCGAGCTCGAAGTGCTCGGGCAGACCCTGGGCGGGGCCCGTGACCCCCAGGTCATGCACGACCGGGCGAGGAACCTCGTGCGGTCCCAGTCGAACAAGCGGATGCACGAGGCCGTGCTCGCCCGCGTCGTCGTGCAGAAGGAGGCCGAGTACCACAGGGCCCTCGAACGACTGCACGACCTCATGACCAGCGATCGGTACTTCAGGTTGCTCGATGCGCTCGAGCACCTGGCAGCGCGCGCCGTTCTGCCCAAGGCCGCGCAGCGTCCAGCGGCCAGGGCTCTTGCCGAGGGGATCGTGACGGACTATGCCCGCGTCAAGCGGAGGATGGCAGGGGTCAACCAGGCTTCAAACGCCACGGAATGGAACCAACGGACGCACCGGGTTCGGAAGGCCGCACGCCGCCTCCGTTTTGCGGTCGAGGCGCTCAGCACGGGAGAAACCGCGATCTTCGGCGAGAAAGCCGGGAGACTGGCACGCGCGGCCGAGGGTGTGCAGACGGCCCTGGGCGAATACCGTGACAGCATGCTGTTGCAGCAGCTCCTGCTCGCCAGCTCCGAACTGGCGTTTGCCGAGGGTGAGAACACTTTCGGCTATGGTCGCCTCCACGCCATCGAACAGCAGCGCTCTGATTACGCAATCGAAGAGTACAGTCGTGCCCGCGACGAGTTCACGGCGGCCAAGAAATGGCTTCCATCGCGATCCCGGTAG
- a CDS encoding S9 family peptidase, producing MPTGTPPIAQKIAHRREHHNDVVIDNYEWLRDKESEEVLNHLRAENDWTDSQLLPLAGLQQSIFDEIKRRTRETDLSVPVRDGAWWYYTRTIEGSQYGVHARAPIASPDDWNPPVLDPGVAVPGEVIVLDDNAEAEGHDFYSLGSFDVSADGSYLAYGIDTVGDERYTLRIRDLVTGLDLPDTIEDTSPGATFGADSTYVFYPTVDPSWRPDTIWRHEVGTVASDDVAVFTEPDERFWVGVGLTRSRRYLEIAASSSVTSESRLLDASTPLGEFTVVWPRTEGVEYSLEHAVVEGEDRLLITHNASGDNFEVVDVAVDDPTDASRQRVILAHDPLVRLEGVDAFQGFLSVEYRRDALSRVAVMALGATPGTGYGTLTELPFTETLFTVGTGGNPEWSQPTLRVGFTSFVTPSTVYDYVVSTGELRVLKQQPVLGAYNPDDYTQRREWATADDGTRVPLSLVYRSDTRIDETAQPVILYGYGSYEASIDSSFSVARLSLLDRGVVFAIAHVRGGGELGRWWYESGKTLTKRNTFSDFIACARHLINIGATTPQLLVAQGGSAGGLLMGAVANQAPELFAGILAQVPFVDPLTSILDPSLPLTVIEWDEWGDPLHYPGVYAYMKSYSPYENVRDGAEYPRILAMTSLNDTRVLYVEPAKWVARLREAGATPLLKTEMSAGHGGVSGRYARWKETACEYAWMLDVLGLA from the coding sequence ATGCCCACCGGTACTCCCCCGATTGCACAGAAGATCGCCCACCGACGAGAGCACCACAATGATGTGGTGATCGACAACTATGAGTGGCTCCGAGACAAGGAGAGCGAAGAGGTCCTCAACCACCTGCGTGCGGAGAACGACTGGACCGACAGCCAGTTGCTGCCTCTCGCGGGTCTCCAGCAGAGTATCTTCGACGAAATCAAGCGCCGCACCCGCGAAACCGACCTCTCTGTTCCCGTGCGCGATGGAGCGTGGTGGTACTACACCCGCACCATCGAAGGCAGCCAGTACGGCGTGCATGCGCGGGCCCCGATCGCCTCGCCGGATGACTGGAATCCACCTGTGCTCGACCCGGGAGTCGCCGTGCCGGGCGAGGTGATCGTTCTCGATGACAATGCCGAGGCCGAGGGCCACGACTTCTATTCGCTCGGCAGTTTCGATGTGAGTGCAGACGGTAGCTACCTCGCCTACGGGATCGACACCGTGGGTGATGAACGCTACACACTGCGCATCCGTGATCTCGTCACTGGTCTCGATCTGCCCGACACGATCGAAGACACCTCTCCCGGCGCCACTTTCGGCGCCGATTCGACGTATGTCTTCTACCCGACCGTCGACCCCTCCTGGCGACCTGACACCATCTGGCGCCACGAAGTCGGCACCGTCGCCTCTGACGATGTCGCCGTCTTCACCGAACCTGACGAGCGGTTCTGGGTCGGTGTGGGCCTCACCCGCAGTCGCCGCTACCTCGAAATAGCTGCCTCATCGAGTGTCACCAGCGAATCCCGCCTGCTCGACGCTTCGACCCCTCTGGGCGAATTCACGGTGGTCTGGCCGCGAACGGAGGGCGTCGAATACTCCCTCGAACACGCCGTCGTCGAAGGCGAAGACCGGCTCCTCATCACTCACAACGCGAGCGGAGACAATTTCGAGGTGGTCGACGTCGCAGTGGATGATCCCACCGACGCGTCACGTCAACGGGTCATCCTCGCCCACGACCCCCTCGTGAGACTCGAAGGCGTGGATGCCTTCCAGGGTTTTCTGAGCGTCGAGTATCGCCGCGACGCGCTGAGCCGGGTCGCCGTGATGGCGCTCGGCGCCACACCAGGCACGGGATACGGCACGCTCACCGAACTCCCCTTCACCGAGACCCTGTTCACCGTTGGGACGGGCGGCAACCCCGAATGGTCGCAACCGACCCTGCGCGTCGGCTTCACCTCTTTCGTCACGCCCTCCACGGTGTACGACTACGTCGTCTCGACCGGTGAGCTGCGCGTTCTCAAACAACAGCCTGTTCTCGGCGCCTACAACCCCGATGACTACACCCAGCGGCGCGAATGGGCGACGGCCGACGACGGCACCCGCGTGCCGCTCTCCCTGGTCTACCGAAGCGACACCCGCATCGACGAGACTGCCCAGCCGGTCATCCTCTACGGCTACGGTTCCTACGAAGCGAGCATCGACTCCTCGTTCTCGGTCGCCAGGCTCTCGCTGCTCGACCGCGGGGTCGTCTTCGCCATCGCCCATGTGCGCGGCGGCGGCGAACTCGGGCGCTGGTGGTACGAGTCCGGCAAGACCCTCACCAAACGCAACACCTTCAGCGATTTCATCGCGTGCGCCCGGCACCTCATCAACATCGGTGCCACAACGCCGCAGCTGCTCGTTGCACAGGGAGGGAGTGCAGGAGGCCTCCTCATGGGCGCCGTTGCAAACCAGGCGCCCGAACTCTTCGCCGGCATTCTCGCGCAGGTGCCGTTCGTCGACCCGCTCACCTCGATTCTCGACCCCTCGCTGCCCCTCACCGTCATCGAGTGGGATGAGTGGGGCGATCCCCTCCACTACCCGGGCGTCTACGCGTACATGAAGTCCTATTCGCCCTACGAAAACGTACGCGACGGGGCAGAATACCCGCGCATCCTCGCCATGACAAGCCTCAACGACACCAGGGTGCTCTATGTCGAACCCGCCAAGTGGGTCGCCCGGCTGCGCGAAGCGGGGGCCACTCCCCTGCTGAAGACAGAGATGTCGGCCGGTCACGGCGGCGTGAGCGGCCGCTACGCGCGCTGGAAGGAGACGGCCTGTGAATATGCATGGATGCTCGACGTTTTGGGTCTCGCGTAG
- a CDS encoding phosphotransferase: protein MAEMGTTQIGGVDEVALVDALALWMPSQRWFQGKGTQPDLRLVGSFEFTPGPAADPGTHLVTALVLDEGGPQGKLYQVPITVRRDRMPGESQPLIAVFDHPGPSAFVYDGTHDLDYSSALLDLVTRDGVTAAEGASASIGGATASGRSQTPGHPLVVVSSKVLSGEQSNTSIIMTVTTADGEPAPGVICKVFRVLHHGNNPDVVLQSALAKAGSDKVPASIGSVVGQWQDSRMPDGRTSGHLAFAQQFLPGVEDAWRVALESARKVESFTAEARALGAATAEVHETLAEVMPTLAPSPELIAGVLASMRRRHAGAVREVPALAAHSEAIEHLFEVAAASPWPRLQRIHGDYHLGQVLAVPDGGWVLVDFEGEPLRPMVERNQPDLTLRDIAGMLRSFDYVAGSFAQSHPGDEKLGDDAAAWAHEARDAFLDGYAERSGIELRANRALLDAFEIDKALYEAIYEVRNRPSWVTIPVTAVARLANRRR from the coding sequence ATGGCAGAAATGGGCACAACGCAGATCGGCGGCGTCGACGAAGTCGCGCTGGTCGATGCTCTCGCCCTGTGGATGCCGTCGCAGCGCTGGTTCCAGGGAAAGGGAACCCAGCCAGACCTGCGGCTGGTCGGCAGCTTCGAATTCACCCCTGGGCCCGCTGCGGATCCGGGTACTCACCTCGTGACGGCTCTGGTGCTCGACGAAGGCGGCCCTCAGGGCAAGCTCTATCAGGTGCCGATAACCGTTCGGCGCGATCGGATGCCCGGCGAAAGCCAGCCGCTCATTGCAGTCTTCGACCACCCCGGGCCGTCGGCCTTCGTCTACGACGGCACGCACGATCTCGACTACTCTTCTGCTCTGCTCGACCTGGTCACGCGCGACGGAGTGACCGCAGCTGAAGGCGCCTCGGCAAGTATCGGTGGCGCCACTGCGAGCGGCCGAAGCCAGACCCCCGGGCATCCACTTGTCGTCGTCTCGTCGAAAGTCCTGAGTGGCGAGCAGTCGAACACCTCGATCATCATGACGGTGACCACCGCTGACGGCGAGCCTGCCCCTGGCGTCATCTGCAAGGTCTTCCGGGTGCTCCACCACGGCAACAACCCCGATGTGGTTCTGCAGTCAGCGCTGGCCAAGGCCGGGTCTGACAAAGTCCCGGCCTCCATCGGCAGCGTCGTGGGCCAGTGGCAGGACTCCCGGATGCCCGACGGCCGCACCTCTGGTCATCTGGCCTTCGCACAGCAGTTCCTGCCGGGGGTCGAAGACGCGTGGCGAGTCGCCCTCGAATCGGCACGCAAGGTCGAATCGTTCACGGCAGAAGCACGAGCGCTCGGTGCAGCGACGGCAGAGGTTCACGAGACGCTCGCAGAGGTCATGCCGACGCTCGCACCGTCGCCTGAACTCATCGCCGGCGTACTGGCGAGTATGCGTCGGCGCCACGCTGGGGCTGTGCGGGAGGTACCAGCTCTCGCCGCACACAGCGAAGCGATCGAGCACCTGTTCGAAGTCGCCGCGGCCAGCCCGTGGCCCCGGCTGCAGCGCATCCACGGGGACTACCATCTGGGCCAGGTGCTCGCCGTACCCGATGGTGGGTGGGTACTCGTCGACTTCGAAGGAGAACCGCTCCGCCCGATGGTCGAGCGAAACCAGCCTGACCTGACCCTTCGTGACATCGCTGGCATGCTGCGATCATTCGACTACGTCGCGGGCTCGTTCGCCCAGTCACACCCCGGAGACGAGAAGCTCGGCGACGATGCCGCCGCGTGGGCACACGAGGCCAGGGACGCGTTTCTCGACGGCTACGCTGAACGTTCAGGCATCGAGTTGCGCGCAAACCGTGCCCTGCTTGATGCGTTCGAGATCGACAAGGCGCTCTACGAAGCGATCTACGAAGTGCGCAACCGGCCGAGCTGGGTGACGATTCCTGTCACCGCCGTGGCGAGACTGGCGAATCGCCGTCGCTGA
- a CDS encoding magnesium and cobalt transport protein CorA, whose protein sequence is MVDNAIYAGGKRVLSPSTPDETIAALGAIPDGLAWIGLYRPSAPELLEMENDFNLHPLAIEDAVGAHQRPKLERYGDVLFVVLRAAFYVDEREEVEFGELHIFVGPNFVISVRHSESPDLSVVRRRMESEPELLALGPVAVLYAIMDAVVDQYAPVVAGLETDIDQIEAQVFEGDPQVSRRIYELSQEVLDFQRATLPLTGMLETLRALFDQVDGTIELKRAFRDVLDHVTVVNDRVDGFRQTLREILTVNATLVAQRQNEDMKKLAETSNHQNDEVKKISAWAAIFFAPTVVTGIYGMNFDIMPELHFAWGYPAAIGLMVALSTGLYVMFKRRGWL, encoded by the coding sequence ATGGTCGACAACGCCATCTATGCTGGCGGAAAACGAGTGCTCTCACCCTCCACTCCCGACGAGACGATCGCGGCGCTCGGGGCCATCCCCGACGGTCTTGCGTGGATCGGCCTGTACAGGCCTTCGGCACCCGAACTCCTCGAGATGGAGAATGACTTCAACCTCCACCCGCTCGCCATCGAAGACGCGGTGGGCGCCCATCAGCGACCCAAGCTGGAGCGCTATGGCGACGTTCTGTTCGTCGTGCTGCGCGCGGCGTTCTACGTCGACGAGCGTGAAGAGGTCGAATTCGGCGAGCTGCATATCTTCGTCGGCCCGAACTTCGTGATCTCGGTTCGCCACAGTGAATCTCCTGACCTCTCGGTTGTGCGCAGGCGCATGGAGAGCGAACCCGAGCTTCTGGCTCTCGGGCCGGTGGCCGTGCTCTACGCCATCATGGATGCGGTGGTCGACCAGTACGCGCCGGTCGTCGCCGGCCTCGAGACCGACATCGACCAGATCGAGGCACAGGTCTTCGAAGGAGACCCCCAGGTCTCCCGGCGCATCTACGAGTTGTCACAGGAGGTGCTCGACTTCCAGCGCGCCACACTCCCGCTGACGGGCATGCTCGAGACGCTTCGGGCCCTGTTCGACCAGGTCGACGGCACGATCGAGTTGAAGCGCGCCTTTCGTGACGTTCTCGACCACGTCACGGTCGTCAACGACCGGGTCGACGGTTTTCGACAGACCCTTCGCGAGATCCTGACGGTGAACGCCACGCTCGTGGCCCAGCGCCAGAACGAAGACATGAAGAAGCTCGCAGAGACAAGCAACCACCAGAACGACGAGGTCAAGAAGATCTCAGCGTGGGCGGCGATCTTCTTCGCGCCGACGGTCGTGACCGGTATCTACGGTATGAACTTCGACATCATGCCCGAGTTGCATTTCGCCTGGGGTTACCCTGCGGCCATCGGACTCATGGTGGCACTCAGCACCGGCCTCTACGTGATGTTCAAGCGCCGCGGCTGGCTGTGA
- a CDS encoding phosphodiesterase: MSVTVAQETEPAQYRKQTQYPRPDHFILHFSDTHFVGSDDLLYDKVDSEGHLLEILADLTASGARPEAIVFTGDLADKGDPKAYEKLRAIVEPAAATMGAEVIWVMGNHDNRAAFRAGLLDQLPSMKPIDRVYDVNGLRIITLDSTVPGSHHGEISHEQLDWLAEELASPAPHGTILALHHPPVPSVLDLAVMVELRDQASLAEVILGSDVRSIIAGHLHYSSTAMFAGVPVSVASATCYTQDLNVPVGGTLARDGAQAFNLIHVYENTVLHSVVPIGHYARVSYTSAAETAAILETAGVEIAPAVNAPVPAEAPLVIPALVVA, from the coding sequence ATGTCAGTCACTGTGGCCCAGGAAACTGAGCCGGCCCAGTACCGGAAACAGACCCAGTACCCGAGGCCAGACCACTTCATCCTTCACTTCAGCGACACCCATTTTGTGGGTTCCGATGATCTGCTGTACGACAAGGTCGACAGCGAGGGCCACCTGCTCGAGATCCTCGCAGATCTGACGGCCTCTGGTGCCAGGCCCGAAGCAATCGTCTTCACCGGGGACCTCGCCGACAAGGGCGACCCGAAGGCCTATGAGAAGCTCCGGGCGATCGTCGAGCCGGCTGCCGCGACCATGGGCGCAGAGGTGATCTGGGTCATGGGCAACCACGACAACCGCGCTGCGTTCCGTGCCGGTCTCCTCGACCAGCTTCCGTCGATGAAGCCCATCGACCGTGTCTACGACGTGAATGGACTGCGGATCATCACGCTCGACTCCACCGTGCCCGGTTCGCACCACGGGGAGATCAGCCACGAACAGCTCGACTGGCTGGCAGAGGAGCTGGCGAGCCCGGCTCCGCACGGCACGATCCTCGCCCTGCATCACCCGCCTGTGCCGAGCGTGCTCGACCTTGCCGTGATGGTCGAACTCCGCGACCAAGCCTCGCTCGCCGAAGTCATTCTGGGCTCCGACGTGCGCTCGATCATCGCAGGCCACCTGCACTACTCGAGTACGGCAATGTTCGCCGGCGTGCCGGTTTCCGTTGCCTCTGCAACGTGCTACACCCAGGATCTGAACGTACCCGTCGGCGGTACGCTCGCTCGCGATGGCGCCCAGGCGTTCAACCTCATCCACGTGTATGAGAACACCGTGCTGCACTCGGTCGTGCCGATCGGCCATTACGCCCGCGTCTCGTACACCAGCGCCGCAGAGACGGCGGCGATTCTCGAGACGGCCGGCGTCGAGATCGCTCCCGCGGTCAACGCACCGGTTCCCGCAGAGGCGCCGCTGGTCATCCCGGCCCTGGTCGTCGCCTGA